In Leptospira licerasiae serovar Varillal str. VAR 010, the sequence CAATATTACGTAAATCTGCTATATCGCTCTTTAGATCTTCGCCGTATTCTTCCCATAAAGGCAGGTTCCAGGTCCTTTCGTCGGAAGAAGCGGAAGCTTCATCCAAAAGCCCTCGCAGTTTATCGGAGTTACTCATCACTCCTGCAGCCTCATGGCCCAAGGAGATGATGATTGCTCCCGTTAAAGTAGCAAGATCCACCATATAATCCGGTTTGTATTTTTTTCCAATATAAGAAAGAACATCTCCTAATACGAGGCGACCTTCTGCGTCTGTGTTTTGGACTTCTACGGTGAGTCCATTATGGGCGGTATAAACATCTCCGGGTTTTAGAGCGGCTGCATCCGGCATATTCTCCGCTACCCCGATAGCTGCAATTACCGGAACAGAAATACCTAATTCTGCAATCGCACCGATTGCATGGATCACTGCAGCAGCTCCGCACATATCGTATTTCATTTCGTGCATGTCTTGTGCAGGTTTGATGCTGATGCCGCCAGAATCGAATGTAAGGCCTTTACCGATTAAAGCTAATTTCTTTTTGGATTTTGTTTTAGGAGGATTATATTCCAAAACAATCATCTTAGGTTTTTTGTCCGAACCTTGAGAGACGGCTAATATTCCGCCCATCTTTTCTTTTTTAAGTTGGGGTTCGTCCATTACTGTGATCTTTAGTCCTGCTTCTTTTGCGATCTCTTTGGAACGAGAAACGAATTCTTCAGGAGTGAAATGATTTGCAGGAAGGTGCGCGATAAATCTGGCGCCGTTCACATATTTACTGACTGCTCTTGATTTATCCAAACCGACTTTAGCTGACTTTTCCGCATTAGGATCTTCTAATACAAAACTTACATTCCCGAACTTACCTTTTTTTTCTTTATAATCTTTTGCTAAAGCGTTGATTGGAAATGCGCCAAGATCTATCGAGTTTGCGATCTGATATACTAGGGAAGAGGGGGAAAGAGTTTTGGTCAAAAATCTGGTGAGCTTGATCTCTAAGCCCACTGAGTCCCATTTACGCAGTTTTTCTCCGATCCCTAGGAATACCTGAGCTACGGAACGGATACTTACTTTGTTGGAATTCCCTAGCCCCAAGTAGATGATCCTTTCCGATTCGTCTATGAAACTTTGTCCGGATTCCGCGGAGAATATCCCGGAGCGGATCTGGTCTGAAAATTTGGACTCTAATTCTTTAGGTAGATTGTCTTTTACAACGGGGATTACTTTATAAATATTTTTGGAAGTGTTCTTCCCGATGCTAAAATTGATTTTCGATCTTTCTATCTTCATTTTTTACCCAACGCCTTGATATCGCCTAGTATCTCATCTACGTGGCCTTTCACGCTTACCTTAGGATATACTTTTAAAATTTTAAGATCCGTTCCGATCAGGAATGTGGTCCTGAGAATTCCCATAAATTCTCTTCCCATAAACTTTTTCAACTGCCAGACCCCGTACGCCTCGCAGATACTTCCGTCCTCGTCGGAGAGAAGAGTAAAATTGAGTTCTTGTTTTTCGATGAATTTTTGGTGGGACTTAACCGAATCCTTGGAGACTCCTACTACATTATAGCCTTCTTTTTTGAGTCTCGCGAAATTATCCCTAAAATCGCAAGCCTCGGTAGTACAACCCGGGGTTTGATCCTTGGGATAAAAATATAATACTAAACCTTTTTTTCCGGCCAGATCCTTGAGAGAGACCTTTTCCCCGTCTTGGTTCAGGGTGGTAAAACTAGGGGCCTTGGACCCCGCTTTTAAAGTGCTCATACAAAGACAAATGATGGGGAACTCGGCTACTATACAAGATTTTTTGTTTCGTTTCCGTTTTCAGAATGAAAGAAGAAGGTAAAAAGCCTTGCGAAATCCAAAAACCTGACGATAGTAAAAGTATGGACCCTAAAGAAAGAATGGAACTGATCCGTCAGGGAAACCAGGCCTTTAACGACGGAGATATTCGAAAAGCCAGGGAATGTTTTCTGAAAACGGAATACAAAGACGGGCTCATTCGTTTGGGTGACCATTTTATGTTCGATAAAAAGCTTCCGATACTTGCTTACGGATATTATAAGAAAGCGGGTTATCAGAGAAGGATTGACGAAATTTTCCAAAGAATGTTATGGGCCCTTTCTCAGTGGATCGGACCCGATAAGTTTAAAAATCCGGAACCGGAAAGAAAAGCTCCGGATCCCGAAGATTTTGTGGTCCATCCGATCCTAAGACAAACCGCCTTGGACATACTCAAGAAAAACGGAATGTCTATTTAAGGCTGATCCATTTTGTAAGGATCAGTTTCTCCCTTTAAAGTTTTCCATAGTTCTATAAACCCCGAAAATTTTATCCGCAATCCAGTCAAAAACGGGTAAAGGAAGTATTCCTCTTAATGCGTTGGAAAGATATATTGTCCAAGGTAAAAGTAGTCTAGGTTTTCCTTCTTTCATCGCTTTCCAAACTTTCGAGGTCACATATTCGGGAGAAAGTATGGGAGTGAACAACATTCCTTTAACTCCCTCGAACATTCCCGTAGAAATATAGGCAGGGTTTACCGTAGTAACTTTGATATGTCCATAACCTGATTGGAGCAATTCCAATCGTAAGGAGTCGCTCCATCCTGTTTCTGCCCACTTGGAGGCGCAATAAACACTCATTTTAGGATTCGAGAGTAAACCGGCTGCAGAAGAAATGTTTACGATCCTAAAATCTCCGGATCTATCGGATAACATTTTAGGGAGCAGAAATCTCGTTATATACATCGGACCTAAAGCGTTAACCGACATAGTAGCTTCTATATCGGATTCAGGGTCATGTTCCCAGAAATACTTTCCTCTTACGATACCCGCGTTATTTATGATTATATCTACACCTCCCAGTTGGGACTCGATCTTGGAGGCGGCCTTTCGGATCTTTTCACGATCGGACACATCCACAACTTCCGTATAAATTTTAGTAGTGTCCGATTTTAGATCTTTTTCGGTAACACTTAGAGCTTTCGAGTCTAGATCCCAAAGAACTAACGAAGCGGCCTTTTCTTGTACGGAAAGTGCGGCGTATATTTTTCCCATTCCCATTGCGGCGCCGGTGATTAATATTCTCTTTCCCTTTACGGTTTTCATATTATCTCCTCGGAAATCGTAAGTCTGTATTGGATAGTCTCTTTCAAACTCGTTTCGTCTTCACATTTTAAGAATGACGTATCTGAGAAATATCAACGATTATTAATATTTTCGAAAAGATTCGAATCATTGACAAAACCGTATTTAAGGTTCTCTTCTATACAGTGGTAGGTAGATTTATGTACTGGTCGATTCTTCCGTTCTTTCTGATGTTAGTGGGTGTTTCGGTTTACGCACAGGGAGGGGGTTCCGGTAAGCCTAGAATGGGAGGTCCTGGAAGTCCTTGCTTTGAAGATAAGCAAAAATTCTGTAACGATATCCCGAAAGGTCAGGGAAGGATCAGAGATTGTTTGATGGAAAATTCCGATAAACTATCTCCGGAATGTAAGGAACATCTGGATAAGAGATGGGGACAAAAAAAGTCCTGAATTAAAGGTACAAAGGAGACAAAAGAGGATTAAAACCGTTCTTTTTGAAAAGAATTTTTCTATCTCATTTCGGAGGATTCGGGATCTTGTCATTGTAGAATCCTCCGAAATGCTCTCGAACAAAATCATATATCCATTACTTCTTTTGTTGATTTCTCTGATTCTGCCTGCTTGTTTTTTTTCCGGAAACGACAGGAAGAATGACGCAAGTCCGCAAACACCACCGCCTGTCGAAAGGCTGTATGCTTCCACCTGGTCCCAAGATTTTTATGCAATGATGAAGTATGTTCATCTCTACGATGAGATACATCCGTTTCTATATAATCTCGAAGGCGGACGCAGTAACACTGGTCGCATACTTTCCGTCTGGAAGAAGGACGAGATTGACGAAAGGATCCGTTGGTTAAGGCTAATGTCTCCGAGAACATTGATCATTCCTACCATCTTTCGTTGGGAAAACGATTTCGAAAAAGTCTCGGATGCGATCGGACTGAATGGGAATACTAAGGTTAGAGATCTTCACATCCAAAACATACTTAAGGAAATAGATACCTACGGATATGATGGAATAGACATAGACTACGAAGGAATGACCTGCGAGAAGAAGGAAGTATTTCAGGAAT encodes:
- a CDS encoding leucyl aminopeptidase; translation: MKIERSKINFSIGKNTSKNIYKVIPVVKDNLPKELESKFSDQIRSGIFSAESGQSFIDESERIIYLGLGNSNKVSIRSVAQVFLGIGEKLRKWDSVGLEIKLTRFLTKTLSPSSLVYQIANSIDLGAFPINALAKDYKEKKGKFGNVSFVLEDPNAEKSAKVGLDKSRAVSKYVNGARFIAHLPANHFTPEEFVSRSKEIAKEAGLKITVMDEPQLKKEKMGGILAVSQGSDKKPKMIVLEYNPPKTKSKKKLALIGKGLTFDSGGISIKPAQDMHEMKYDMCGAAAVIHAIGAIAELGISVPVIAAIGVAENMPDAAALKPGDVYTAHNGLTVEVQNTDAEGRLVLGDVLSYIGKKYKPDYMVDLATLTGAIIISLGHEAAGVMSNSDKLRGLLDEASASSDERTWNLPLWEEYGEDLKSDIADLRNIAGRPGGSLSAAKYLERFVDPEIDWAHIDIAGTAWRKKASGTQIGNGPSGYGVRLLVDLAEKLEKNRGV
- the bcp gene encoding thioredoxin-dependent thiol peroxidase, translating into MSTLKAGSKAPSFTTLNQDGEKVSLKDLAGKKGLVLYFYPKDQTPGCTTEACDFRDNFARLKKEGYNVVGVSKDSVKSHQKFIEKQELNFTLLSDEDGSICEAYGVWQLKKFMGREFMGILRTTFLIGTDLKILKVYPKVSVKGHVDEILGDIKALGKK
- a CDS encoding SDR family oxidoreductase produces the protein MKTVKGKRILITGAAMGMGKIYAALSVQEKAASLVLWDLDSKALSVTEKDLKSDTTKIYTEVVDVSDREKIRKAASKIESQLGGVDIIINNAGIVRGKYFWEHDPESDIEATMSVNALGPMYITRFLLPKMLSDRSGDFRIVNISSAAGLLSNPKMSVYCASKWAETGWSDSLRLELLQSGYGHIKVTTVNPAYISTGMFEGVKGMLFTPILSPEYVTSKVWKAMKEGKPRLLLPWTIYLSNALRGILPLPVFDWIADKIFGVYRTMENFKGRN
- a CDS encoding cysteine rich repeat-containing protein; translated protein: MYWSILPFFLMLVGVSVYAQGGGSGKPRMGGPGSPCFEDKQKFCNDIPKGQGRIRDCLMENSDKLSPECKEHLDKRWGQKKS